The Spirosoma sp. SC4-14 DNA window CGAGTCAATCGCCACTCTACACAACCCCTGTAAAGGTTTCCGGCACGGTGAAATTAAAATGCGTTGATGCCGCTGGCCGATCAAGTCGAACCATCGTATTAACTATGCCTTAATCTTTTTTAACGTAATTTTTTACTATTTACGCAACGAATTTCACCAATAAATAATGCATCAAATGACTATTGGGGTCGACTTAGGAGGAACCAATGTACGAGCGGGCCTTGTACATGAGGGCTCTATTCTCCAGCAAAAAAGCGGCTTGTTATATCAGAAAGAATCGCTTTCATCAACTTTATCTCAACTCATTGAACTGATCCGGCCTCTAGCCGAATCAACTGTTAGCAGCATTGGTATTGGTGTTCCATCGGTAGTGGATGTTGACCGGGGTATTGTTTACAACGTTGCCAATATTCCGTCGTGGAAAGAAGTCGCCCTACGCGATATTCTGGAAGAAGAATTTGCGGTACCCGTTTATGTCAATAACGATGTCAATTGTTTCACCCTGGGCGAACATCGATTTGGGCTGGCCAGAGCCTATCATTCGGTAGTAGGCATGTCGATAGGCACGGGGCTGGGTTCGGGTATTATTATCGACAATAAACTAATTGTGGGCAGCAACTGCGGGGCCGGAGAGATTGGTTTGCTCCCCTACCGCGATAAAAACCTTGAATATTATGCTTCGGCTGAGTTTTTCGAAGCTGTCCACGGCACTACGGCGCTGGAAGCCAGTCAGGCAGCCCAGCGGGGCGACGGATATGCGTTAACGCTCTGGCGAGAGTTTGGTTTTCATCTGGGCTGTGCCATAAAAGCCGTTCTGTATGCCTACGACCCCGAAGTAATTGTGTTAGGCGGCTCAATCTCGAAGGCCTATCCATTCTTTAAAGGTGCCATGATTGAGAGCATGCAGGATTTTGCGTATCCAGTAACGCTCCAACGACTAAAGATTTTCCAGTCACAGCGGGAAGGAATCGCCATGCTGGGAGCAGCCGCCCTCGTTGATTAACGAAATACAGCACCAATACGTTTGATTAAGGCTCTCTCCAGGGTCTGCTTTTCTGAATCGTACCTGAATATGAAGCGAAATACCCTGATCGTTATTCTGATCCTGATCATTTTTTTCGTCATTTCCTTCCTGACCAATATTCTGGGGCCTATCATCCCCGATCTCGTCGACAGTTTTCAACTGAGCATCGGGCTGGCAGGTTTTTTACCTTTTGCCTTTTTTGTGGCCTATAGTGCATCCATTCCGTCGGGATTGCTGGTCGAGAAATATCAGGAAAAACGCGTATTGCTGGGTGCCTTTGTGCTGGCTTTTCTTGGTGCCTTGCTGTTTGCACTGGTACCCAAATTTTCGGTGGCGCTGGTTTCGCTGTTTTCCATTGGGGTTGGTATGGCCATGTTGCAGGTAGTGATCAATCCGCTATTGCGCGTTACGGGTGGCGAAGAACATTTTGCATTTAACTCCGTACTGGCGCAACTTTTCTCGGGAGCCGCTTCGTTTATTAGCCCATTCCTCTACAGTTATTTGGTCCAGAATCTACACACAGCCAATACGACTTTCCCACTATCCGTCCTAAACAACCTGGTTCCGCTTCATCTCGAATGGGTGTCGCTCTATTGGGTGTTTGCCGTCGTCACGCTGCTGATGATTGCGGTGGTTGCCCTGATCAGATTTCCGGCCGTCGAATTGAAAGAAGACGAAAAAATAGAAGTGGGCGGAACGCTTACCGAACTTCTCCGCAACAAAACCGTACTTCTGTTTTTTGCCGGAATTTTCGCCTATGTCGGCACTGAACAGGGCATTGCCAACTGGATTTCCAAATTTCTTCAGTTGTATCATGGCGTCGATCCAACCACTACTGGTGCCGAAGTAGTCGCTTATTTTTGGGGGCTTATGACCATTGGCTGCGTTCTGGGACTGGTTTTGCTCAAACTGGCCGATAGCCGGAAGGTGCTCATGATCTTCACGCTGGGAGCAATTCTTGCGTTACTTATTGGGCTGTTCGGCACCAAAGAGATGGCCTTATATGCGTTTCCGGCAACGGGTTTCTTTGCGTCCGTCATGTGGTCGATTGTTTTCTCACTCGCGCTCAATTCAGTACCCGAACACCATGGTACATTTTCCGGAATCTTGTGTACGGGCATTGTCGGTGGGGCTTTGTGGCCACTCGTTATTGGGGGCCTTGCCGAACTGGTTGGTCTTCGTCTGGCAATGCTTGCAATTTTGATTACATTAGGCTATATTTTCAGTATCGGCATCTGGGCCCGACCACTGATCACAAACGCAACCATAAACTTAAAGAGTGAAAGAGCGAAAGAGCAAAAGAGCGAAAGAGCGGACCGCTCCGCTGGGCGGTGAAAAGCAGCACTCTTTCACTCTTTCACTCTTTCACTCTTTCACTCTTTCACTCTTTCACTCTTTCACTCTTTCGCTCTTTCGCTCTTTCGCTCTTTCATCATGCACAAGATAATTCTGTTGATCGATTTTTCGGAAGACTACAGCAAGAGTCTAATGAAAGGGATTACCAAATATTCGCGGGAATATGGCCCGTGGGTATTCTGTCGAATGCCGCTTTTCCATCGCGAAACGATGGGTATCGATGGCATTCTGAACTGGGCCATCGAGTGGGAAGCCGACGGTATTATTGGGCAGCTTTATAATGACGAAAGCATCGAAAAAATCGTTAAGGCAGGCATTCCGCTCATTGCACAGGATTTTAAGGAGCGTTTTACTGAAATACCGAACATTACGGGCGATCACCGCGAAACCGGTGCTATGGGTGCCGACTATTTCCTGAAAAAAGGCTTCCAGAATTTTGCCTTTTATGGCTTTAGCGACATTGTCTGGTCGCGGGAGCGAGCCGAAGGGTTCGATGAACGAGTTACTCGCTCTGGGTATCAGGTCCATTATTTTGAGAACCGTAACGCTCGCGCCAACGAATCCGAATTGTGGTATTACAAACCCAGTTCTTTAAGTCAATGGCTACTTTCGCTCCCCAAACCAGTGGCGATTATGGCCTGCGACGACCGGCTGGGCCAGCATATTACTGAAGCGTGTCGACATTCGGGAATTCGCATTCCCGACGAAGTAGCCGTGCTGGGCGTCGACAACGACGAAATGCTCTGCGAACTCTCGGACCCTCCGCTATCCAGCATTGCTCAGGATGCTGAGAAGGGCGGCTACGATGCCGCCCGGCTGCTCGACCGCATGATTCGGAAAGAAACGGATAGTTTTTACGACATTATCGTTAAACCAACCCAGGTCATTACCCGGCAGTCGACGGACATCTATGCAACTCATGACGACTACATTGCGTCGTCGCTGAAATACATTCACCAGAATATCGACAAGAATTTACAGGTAGACGAAGTCGTTAAGCAGGTACCTTTGTCACGTCGGTCGCTGGAGATGCGGTTCCAGAACGTTATTGGCTACCCTATCTACAAATACATCCAGAATCTTCGAATCGAGAAGTTCTCTAAAAAACTGCTGGAAACCGACCAGACTGTTTTTGAGATTGCCATGGATCTGGGTTTCAATGATAGCAAGAATATCTCCAGGCAATTTCGGCAGGTAAAAGGCTGTACGCCCCTGGAATACCGCAACCGGTATCTGGCCGGAAAATAGCCGGCAATATCAAAACTACCGACATCAGTTATGATGGCATCGTTTTCTTAACCTGCTCAACAAACGCAACCGATACGCCAGCCATATCGGCAATCTGCTCGGCAATAAAGTTGGTTTTTGTCAACAGCCGGATCACAAACAGGCGTTTTTCCTGTTCAACTCCTTCTTTTTTAGCACGTTCCAACAAAAATTATTCGATTCCCATCGCTGTACTTCGGCCTGTAATTGATTCAATCGCTTGCCTGCTGATTTTCCAAACGTACATAATACCGAAGGAAGTTCATCAGACTGCGCACTTTACCCTTCGGCAACGAACTCGATAAGAGTCGTTTGGCAATACCCAGTTTAACCTGCACCAACTCATCGGCGTTGGCGAAAAAGAACCGAAGAAAATCATCAAAGATATCTTCCCGGATCGCCTTCCACAGGGTATCGTCGCGTTTCATGAATCATTAGACAGCACTCGCCCCGCAGGTTACAAACGAACGAACCGCCACACATACAAAAAGCCATGCCCCAATAATAAGGACACGGCTATCTAAACTCCCCATTTACTTTACTTGTTCACCGTCTCTTTCAAGAGCCAGATATCTGAGATTCGGGAATTTTGGCGCCAGTTCAGGTGCGATTCTTCCGGCTCATCGAAGGTAACACTGATACGCCCATCCTGCGTATCGGCCAATGGAACAATCCATTCTTTCACCGCATCGGCCTCCCGATTGTACTTGACTGGACTTAAGCGCTTACCATCTACCCGCAGCAAAGCCTCCCCAAAACCCACCACGCGAATAATATAATGGGCACCAGGGTCCAGGTTGGCATAATCCAGCGACGGGCTTCGCTGAAACGTTTGCGACGACAGTCGGGCACGGCTAAACCCATCTTTCCACCAGGCAATGTCAGTGGCATCATCAGAGATGGTTTTCACCCGTGGTCCTTTACTTACGCTCGACACATCATCATAATAACTCCCCGTTCCGGGGGTTTCCCACGTGCCGATTTCAATCAGGCGTTTAGCTTTTTCATCCGGCGATTTCAGGCCGCGAACTTTCTCGAATTCGTCGGCCAGCCACCAGCGATTGTTCAGCGGATAATCGACAAAATCGAGCAGACTTCCCCGTTCATAGCCTTTGGCCTTATATTTGGGCACGCTGGTCTGAAGACCAATAGACGTGTATAAATCGGCACACAACCGCTCAATTTTTGCCCGCAACTCCGGCGCGGTTGGCTGGGAGTCGGCCCGATTGAGCAGCTCAAGAGCCTGTTGCATGGCCTTGTCAGGTTCCTTATCGGCTTTCTGCACTAAGAGCGTGTTTGCCTGAGCTTCAAGATTCTGTTCATACAGCAAACGCCTACGTGTATACGTATCGTAATAGGCCCGCAGTAAGAGAAGTTGCCAGCGCCAGTTTGTTGCCAGGATTGGGTTAGCGGTTTCGAGCGATTTCCAGAAGTTGACGGTTGCTTCAACCCCACCATTCTGCGCCAGCGGGCCATTCCAGTTTTGTTCCAGTGCTTCAATGCCGTTGGCAACAGATTCGTCCAGTTGTGGACTCATAAAAAAGCGGCCATACTCTTTCAAAATCTGGTGAACGGGCATCGATGCATCCAGTGCGTGCATACTCCAAACGACCTTGTTCACATCGTCGTGGCATCCATCGGAATACGAAACGAATCCATCAGTAAACGGTGCCATTGCATCCTGAACCCGGGCGTAGAAATAAGGGCGTGGGTTGGAAGCTTCCCGGCCCAGCGTAAGCGCATAGGCCTGATCCCAGCGTTCGACCGGAAATTCGCAGCGGACCGTGTGGGTAATGTCGGGATACTGCCGAAGCTGATACTGTTCGGGCAATCGGTAGCGGGTTTCGGAAAGTGATGGGCTACCTGGCCCGTATACAACACCTGCTAACCAATCGGGCTTCTGTTGAGCCAGATAATCGTAGAAATAATCGATCTGTTCGACATTAAACCCCTGTAATGAAATCCAGACTTTCGCTTTCGGATGGTATTTTACCAATCGGTCGTGCAGGTCTTTCAGAAACGGCATCACATCTTTTGGGTGGTTATCGCCAGGGTCGCCACCGGGAAAAAAGATATGGTCGAGCCGGGGACAGGCTTTATAAAAAGTCTCATGCATCGCCAGCTCAGCCTGCCGCTTCGACGCATCGGTTAGCTCGAAGGTAGCAGGTGTCCAGACCCAGTAATCCAGATCGTAGGCCTGGCAGATCTCACTCATTTTTACCCGCATTTCTGCCGCCGGAATTTTGAAATGAACGCTGGGTTTCTCGTCTTCGTGAAACGGAATACCTTCGATGGCGTTGGTGCCGAAAATAGCCAGATCGCGGATGTACTGATCGAACTGGGCAACCGTCCAGGCATCGTATGAATTGGCCGTATTCCGATACCCTAACTGGTGTCCACGAATTGGATAAGCGGGCGATAGGGCAACATTGACCGGTCCCGCCAGCGTAAGTTGCTTACGATCCATTAGCAGATTCCGCAACAGCCAGCCCGTTCCGAACAAAATTCCCCGACTATCGGCTCCAATTACCCAGAGTGTTGTACCGGTTGGCGCCTGTTCGCTAACGACCCGGAACCCTTCAGGTTTTTGTTCTGGTCGATCAGTAGTTGCAGAAGCCGGAATCTGAACGCCCTCCAATTCGTTGTCACTGGCCAGTACCAGCGCAATACGGGTTATGTTATTTTTAGGCCAGCCTGCCGATTTAGCCAATTGAATACCCGTTCGCTTCGCAATTTCTTCACTCAGCATTCGGGGAGCCGTTTCGCGCATTGGCGACGGAACAGATGGCGATACCAGGATAACGGCCTGCTTCAGATTGATCGATTGGGCTACGCTATACGTACAGGAAATGAGCACGACCAGAACGTTGAGTAGACCCTGACAAAAACGATTATACTTCATGGATTCAGGAGAGGACAAGTTTTTTTTGACAGGATGAAAATCCGAAACATCGGCCCGGCTGTTCATCCTGTCAAAAAAAACACTTTAATAAATCAAAAATTATCCATAGTAGGGCTACTTGCGGCCTCTGCGGACAACCATGTGTTTGTCATTCACGGGCAACTGCTAGCTGAATTTTACGGATAGCCTGCGCAAAGGACTCTATATCGGCTTTTGTTCCGAGCATGGCGTGCTGAAAAATCCAGACAGCTTCGTGGGCACAGGCCCGTTCGGCTTCGGGGCAGCTTACCTGTGTGTAATCGACTGAGTCGGGAATGGCATAGCACATAAAGTTTTTCTGCTGAAACACGGGCTGCTTATATAGCGGATGCGGATACCCAGCCGAACAGGGCACGCCTTCGGCCGACAACATCTCGACAAACGTTTTCCTGGGCAGATTCGCAAACGCTGCTTTGTCGTATTTGAAAATGTACAGGTGATAACAATGCCGCATGGCAACATCACCACGACTCAATGGAACCACGCCAGCAATCGTAGCCAGCAAACTATTTAGATATAAGCCATTTTCGTCACGAACGCGGGTCTGCTCATCGAGCCGTTTCAACTGCTCCGACAATAAGACCGCCTGGAGCTGGGTAATGCGATAATTACAGCCGGGATTAAAATGATCGTACCATTGGCCATGCGGCAACCGGCCCACATTCCGAAGCGAGTTAATCGTTTCGTAGAGCTCGTCGCTGTCCGTTATCACGATTCCACCTTCGCCACTGGTCAGGTTCTTCGACGACTGAAAACTAAAACTACCCGCATCGCCAAACGTACCCAATTTCCGGCCGTTGTATTCGGCCCCATGCGCATGAGCGGCATCTTCAATAACCCGCAGGTTATACCGACGGGCAATGTCCAGAATAGCGTCCATGTCGCAGGCCAGTCCGGCAAAATGCACCGGAACAATTGCTTTAGTTCGGCTCGTGATGGCGGCTTCTATTTTCGATGGATCGAGATTATAGGTTTGCGGATCGATGTCTACAAAAACGGGCACACAATTGATTTCCAGCACAACCGAAGCCGTAGCAATAAACGTATAGGGTGGCACAATTACCTCATCGCCGGGGCGCAATCCACAGGCCATCAGAGCCATCCGCAACGATACCGAGCCATTGACACAGGTAATGGCATATTTGCTTCCACAATAAGCTGCAAACTGCTCCTCAAAACGAGCAACCAGATCGGCACAATCGGGATTGCCCCACTGACCGCTTCGTACTACATTGGCGACAGCTTCTACTTCGGTTTCATCGTAGATAGGCCAGGGAAATGTCGCCTTTACTGTTTTTTCACCACCCCGAATGGCCAGTTGCTCCATTTGATTCGTGTTCATTGTTTTCTAGTGCCGACGGTCGACGGCCCGCTTTGCTATAGTACGTTCATGCCCGGAAAACAGGCTATTGCGGGGGAAATTGAATTGTTGAATGTTTACCAAACTTGTCATTCACAAAATGTAAAGGCGAGCCATAATTCAACAATTCAATCATTCAAATTCAGCTATTTGCTGATTCCGGCGGGCATGGCGCAGGATAGCAATGGCGATTGACACCAGCAAAATGGCGAGAATAAGCAGATAGACGTAGCCCGTAGTTAAGTTGGGAGTGGTTACCGAACTTTTGACCGTCAGCAGTTCATAGATCGGAATAATCCATTTAATGACGTAGGCCTGTGCCAATGTCAGAAAACAGATAAACAGCAGCATAATAAAGCTATGCTTAACGGTAAAGCGGAACAGCTCGGCCTCGCGGCCAACCAAGTCGCCGGCCGCTGCGGCCACCGCAATGGACTGGGGAGAAATCATTTTCCCAACAACGCCCCCCGAGACATTGGCCGCCACCGTCACCACCGGGTCGACACCGATTGTTTGGGCGGTAGCAAACTGAAGTTTACTGAACAGCGCATTTGCCGAGGTGTCGGAACCCGTAATGAACACGCCCAGCCAGCCTAATACGGGGGCAAAGAAGGGGAACCATGTACCCGTATTGGCTAATACCCGCGCCAGCGTCAGCGTAATGCCCGAATCATTGGCGATATAGGCAAACCCTAATACGGCCGCAACGGTCAAAATCGGAAACTTCAACTGAGTTAGCGTAGCCCCAAATACCGAAAGCCCCTTCCGATACGTCAGGCCTGCCAACGGAATAGCCAGCAAGGCAGCAATCAGAATAGCCGTTCCGGCAGCCGTCAGATAATTGACCTTAAAAACCTTGGGAAGCAGTCCGCCATCTTCTCCCTGAATTGCATTATGCAGCCCCGGAAACTCAAACTGAAGCATTCCGACCGAATTCAAGGCATCTTTGATGGGCTGTAACCCCCAGGCAATAATCATGATCGTCAGCACCAGAAAGGGCGACCATGCCCGAATAAGCTGTCCAGCCGAATAGGCCGTAACAGAAGGGAGGGTAGCCGCTGGTTCGTCCTCAAATCGCCAGATTGTTTTGGGTTTCCAGAACCGGAGAAAAATCATCAGACTGATAATTGAGCCCAGACCCGCAATGACATCGGGCAGGGACGGCCCCAGAAAATTCGACGAAAAATACTGGAGAAAAGCAAACGTAAGTCCTGATACCAGAACCGCCGGGCCAACCTCACGCGCTTTTTTAAATCCGGCAACAATCGTAACCAGATAAAACGGCAGCATGAGCGACAAAATCGGCAAGGTTCGACCTACCATCTGCGAAATGGGAAGTTCGGGAATCCCCGACACCTGCGAAGCCACCGTAATGGGAATACCAATAGAGCCAAACGCCACCGGAGCTGTATTGGCAATTAAACAAATTCCGGACGCATAGAGCGGATTGAAGCCAAGCCCAACCAGCATGGCCGCCGTAATGGCCACCGGTGCGCCAAACCCGGCCGTTCCTTCCAGAAACGAACCAAATGAAAAGGCGATCAACAACGCCTGCAACCGCCGGTCGGCCGTGATGGAGGCCATAAAGTGCTTGATAATCTCAAACTGACCGCTCCTGACGGTCAGGTTAAAGAGAAATACGGCCATAATAACCAGCCAGCAAATTGGGAACAAGCCATAAATGGCTCCATGTGCAACGGATAGCATCGCCAGTTTTACGGGCATCCCATAGACCAGTATAGCAATAACGGCAGCAATTCCTGTTGCAATCAGACTGGCCTGATAGCCTTTCATCTTCCGGATAATCAGCGCCCAGAAAATGAACAGAATGGGCACCGCTGCAATCAGTACCGATAGTATAATATTGTTAAAGGGATCTGTTACCTGTTTCCAGACCATGCAAGATGGGATCGTTAAAGGGTGGCAATGGTACCAGTATTAAAGGCAACAATTTGATAAACTTAATTATTGATTCGCAAAATCCAATTAACTGGCAGCAGTTGACAGATGATCATGAAGAAGTAAAATATTTTAGTACCTTTACTAAAACTAGCTTAATTTGTTAATTATATACCTATATTTTTGTTTACAAAATGAAAGCTGATTCGTTAGCCAACAAAGTATATAGCGAGATAAGACGTAAGATTCTATCGAACCAGTTAGTGGCTGGAACCCGGCTAAAAGAAGACCTGTGGGCCAAAAAAATGGAGGTTAACCGAATTGCCGTTCGCGAGGCCCTAACCCGATTGCAGGGAGAACAACTGGTGGTTTTTGGCGAGAAAGGCGGCTATTTCGTAAAATCACTAACTGCCAGCGACATACGGGAAATGCGGGAAATTCGGGAAATCCTTGAATTGGGCGCTATCCGGCTGGCTATCCAGAAAATTGACGATCAACAGATTACTAAACTCGAAGCCATCTGCGACGACTTTTCAGCAATGGTCGAGCGGGGGTATCTGAGTGGTGCCCTGGAAGCAGACATGAAATTCCATGAAACCCTGATCGATTCGGCTGGTAACAGCAAACTGATGGATATTTACCAGATCAGCAACATTCCGCTATTTCATCAGAAAATTGGCAAAACGCAGATGCACATGGACGACTACGAACAAACCGACATGGAACACCGCCAACTTGTTAAAGCCCTAAAGAATAAAGACTTACAACTAGCACAGGACACTTTAACCAAACACCTGATCCGGGGTGAAGTGTCATCCATCGATATTGACTGATCGCTTAAGCTCCCATTAACCAACCTTTCCAGAAAAACTCAAGCAAGAAGGCCCGTTTACAATGGGCCTTCTTGCTTATTAGCTCATTCGTCAACAACAAAAGGAGGTATCTGCGCCCGCAGGCCACAGCTGGCTGCTTTGTAAACAGATTATAACTGTCAAAAGCCTACTAACCTTCATGGAGCAGGGTCTTAAACTGCCAGGACAAAAAATAATTTCAAAATTTTTTTTGTTTACAAAATTACCTTTTATTTGTAATCAAAATTCAACCATAGGGCGTAATACAACTCCCTTACCCTCCACATAAATCCGATCAGTAAGCCAATTTCTAATTCCACAGTTGCTCATTGCACTGTGGGTAGTAAAAGCAATGTGATCATGCAACCGATACGATTTTTAACTAAAGACTGAGTAGTTGGAGCCATTCTACAAGTAACCTGAACAGAATGCGCTGAGCGTATGAGTACGAAACGGAATTTGCCAATAAACCTCCATAAACGCGTAACTCTTTTACAAAAACTAAATTATGACCTACTCACTACGTCTGCGAAAACAAAAATTGTGCATGCTGCTCCTGGGCATGCTCTCGGCCGTTCTCGTTAACGGACAAAACCTGATTTCTGGTAAAGTTATTGGTGCCGAAGACCAGCAACCGATTCCCGGTGCCAACGTACTGGTCAAAGGAAGCACATCCAGTGGAACCTCAACCGATGCCGACGGTAGTTTTACGCTCACCGTTCCGGTCAATGCCAGCCTTGTGGTGTCGTATATCGGCTATCAGACCCAGGAACTTGCGGTTGGGGCACAAACAAACCTTACTATTGCACTGGCTCCGGCCGCAACATCGCTCAGCGAAGTAGTTGTAACAGGCTATACGTCAGAGAAAAAGAAAGACATTACGGGTTCGGTTTCGATTGTCGACATGAAGGCTCTAAAATCGATTCCGGCAGGCTCGGCTGTGCAGGCGTTACAGGGTCAGGCTCCAGGAGTGAACATCATTAATTCGGGAGCACCCGGCAGCAGCAGCAATATTTTCATTCGGGGCATTAGCTCCTTTGGCAGCACGAAACCGCTGGTTCTGATCGATGGGGTTCAGGCCGAACTGAACGACGTCAGCTCCAGTGATATTGAATCGATTCAGGTGCTGAAAGACGCCGGAGCTGCGGCCATCTATGGCGTGCGGGGGTCCTCTAACGGTGTTATTATTGTTACCACCAAAAAAGGCAAATCGGGCGCACCAACCATTGCCTACGACGCCTATTATGGCACTCAGGTTCCATTGCAGGGCAACGTATTTAACCTGATGAATTCGCAGGATTTTGCCCGGCTAACCAAAGTTGCCTACCCAACTACGGGCCTGTTTCAGAACGGTTTACCCGACTACACCTACCGGGGCCCTGGCGCAACGGGTGTTGGCAATGAAGGCGATGCAGCCGTAGAT harbors:
- a CDS encoding ROK family protein encodes the protein MTIGVDLGGTNVRAGLVHEGSILQQKSGLLYQKESLSSTLSQLIELIRPLAESTVSSIGIGVPSVVDVDRGIVYNVANIPSWKEVALRDILEEEFAVPVYVNNDVNCFTLGEHRFGLARAYHSVVGMSIGTGLGSGIIIDNKLIVGSNCGAGEIGLLPYRDKNLEYYASAEFFEAVHGTTALEASQAAQRGDGYALTLWREFGFHLGCAIKAVLYAYDPEVIVLGGSISKAYPFFKGAMIESMQDFAYPVTLQRLKIFQSQREGIAMLGAAALVD
- a CDS encoding sugar MFS transporter; protein product: MKRNTLIVILILIIFFVISFLTNILGPIIPDLVDSFQLSIGLAGFLPFAFFVAYSASIPSGLLVEKYQEKRVLLGAFVLAFLGALLFALVPKFSVALVSLFSIGVGMAMLQVVINPLLRVTGGEEHFAFNSVLAQLFSGAASFISPFLYSYLVQNLHTANTTFPLSVLNNLVPLHLEWVSLYWVFAVVTLLMIAVVALIRFPAVELKEDEKIEVGGTLTELLRNKTVLLFFAGIFAYVGTEQGIANWISKFLQLYHGVDPTTTGAEVVAYFWGLMTIGCVLGLVLLKLADSRKVLMIFTLGAILALLIGLFGTKEMALYAFPATGFFASVMWSIVFSLALNSVPEHHGTFSGILCTGIVGGALWPLVIGGLAELVGLRLAMLAILITLGYIFSIGIWARPLITNATINLKSERAKEQKSERADRSAGR
- a CDS encoding DNA-binding transcriptional regulator; its protein translation is MHKIILLIDFSEDYSKSLMKGITKYSREYGPWVFCRMPLFHRETMGIDGILNWAIEWEADGIIGQLYNDESIEKIVKAGIPLIAQDFKERFTEIPNITGDHRETGAMGADYFLKKGFQNFAFYGFSDIVWSRERAEGFDERVTRSGYQVHYFENRNARANESELWYYKPSSLSQWLLSLPKPVAIMACDDRLGQHITEACRHSGIRIPDEVAVLGVDNDEMLCELSDPPLSSIAQDAEKGGYDAARLLDRMIRKETDSFYDIIVKPTQVITRQSTDIYATHDDYIASSLKYIHQNIDKNLQVDEVVKQVPLSRRSLEMRFQNVIGYPIYKYIQNLRIEKFSKKLLETDQTVFEIAMDLGFNDSKNISRQFRQVKGCTPLEYRNRYLAGK
- a CDS encoding DegT/DnrJ/EryC1/StrS family aminotransferase, with translation MNTNQMEQLAIRGGEKTVKATFPWPIYDETEVEAVANVVRSGQWGNPDCADLVARFEEQFAAYCGSKYAITCVNGSVSLRMALMACGLRPGDEVIVPPYTFIATASVVLEINCVPVFVDIDPQTYNLDPSKIEAAITSRTKAIVPVHFAGLACDMDAILDIARRYNLRVIEDAAHAHGAEYNGRKLGTFGDAGSFSFQSSKNLTSGEGGIVITDSDELYETINSLRNVGRLPHGQWYDHFNPGCNYRITQLQAVLLSEQLKRLDEQTRVRDENGLYLNSLLATIAGVVPLSRGDVAMRHCYHLYIFKYDKAAFANLPRKTFVEMLSAEGVPCSAGYPHPLYKQPVFQQKNFMCYAIPDSVDYTQVSCPEAERACAHEAVWIFQHAMLGTKADIESFAQAIRKIQLAVARE
- a CDS encoding lactate permease LctP family transporter produces the protein MVWKQVTDPFNNIILSVLIAAVPILFIFWALIIRKMKGYQASLIATGIAAVIAILVYGMPVKLAMLSVAHGAIYGLFPICWLVIMAVFLFNLTVRSGQFEIIKHFMASITADRRLQALLIAFSFGSFLEGTAGFGAPVAITAAMLVGLGFNPLYASGICLIANTAPVAFGSIGIPITVASQVSGIPELPISQMVGRTLPILSLMLPFYLVTIVAGFKKAREVGPAVLVSGLTFAFLQYFSSNFLGPSLPDVIAGLGSIISLMIFLRFWKPKTIWRFEDEPAATLPSVTAYSAGQLIRAWSPFLVLTIMIIAWGLQPIKDALNSVGMLQFEFPGLHNAIQGEDGGLLPKVFKVNYLTAAGTAILIAALLAIPLAGLTYRKGLSVFGATLTQLKFPILTVAAVLGFAYIANDSGITLTLARVLANTGTWFPFFAPVLGWLGVFITGSDTSANALFSKLQFATAQTIGVDPVVTVAANVSGGVVGKMISPQSIAVAAAAGDLVGREAELFRFTVKHSFIMLLFICFLTLAQAYVIKWIIPIYELLTVKSSVTTPNLTTGYVYLLILAILLVSIAIAILRHARRNQQIAEFE
- a CDS encoding GntR family transcriptional regulator, which produces MKADSLANKVYSEIRRKILSNQLVAGTRLKEDLWAKKMEVNRIAVREALTRLQGEQLVVFGEKGGYFVKSLTASDIREMREIREILELGAIRLAIQKIDDQQITKLEAICDDFSAMVERGYLSGALEADMKFHETLIDSAGNSKLMDIYQISNIPLFHQKIGKTQMHMDDYEQTDMEHRQLVKALKNKDLQLAQDTLTKHLIRGEVSSIDID